From Nocardioides sp. HDW12B, the proteins below share one genomic window:
- a CDS encoding PAS domain-containing sensor histidine kinase has translation MSTDPGAGNASDGGPLDVQSVIDALPDGIVLAGADGSVTHVSVAARRLLGPAAAVGVPLREALPLQDLDSCGWWETLKPYDGLATRTALSESAWLLPDGTELLVTARLDRDAPLAPVRGVAVSLRPARARARLEQERANLVTTMAHELRSPLTGVRGFTATLLERWDAFDDAQKRLIMESVHHDTDRLSRLIGDLLEVARISAGRLPLAASTIDPVVTAEAVARSVAAGSGRAVEVRTEPGSDLRVHADPDRLAQVLTNLAENAVRHGQGQVRFLLSSYDDDAVLLAVEDDGDGIAADLRRRVFTKHWRHGDRAGTGLGMFIAHGLVRAHGGDIDVTDAASGGARVEVVWPRARDLS, from the coding sequence ATGTCAACGGACCCCGGGGCAGGCAACGCCTCCGACGGCGGGCCCCTCGACGTCCAGTCCGTGATCGACGCGCTGCCCGACGGGATCGTGCTGGCCGGCGCCGACGGCAGTGTCACCCACGTCAGCGTGGCGGCCCGCCGGCTGCTCGGCCCCGCGGCAGCGGTGGGCGTGCCGCTGCGCGAGGCGCTCCCGCTGCAGGACCTCGACAGCTGCGGCTGGTGGGAGACCCTGAAGCCGTACGACGGCCTCGCGACGCGGACCGCGCTGTCGGAGTCGGCGTGGCTGCTTCCCGACGGCACCGAGCTGCTGGTGACCGCCCGGCTCGACCGGGACGCTCCGCTGGCGCCGGTCCGCGGGGTCGCGGTGTCGCTGCGCCCGGCGCGGGCGCGGGCCCGGCTCGAGCAGGAGCGCGCCAACCTCGTCACCACGATGGCCCACGAGCTCCGCTCCCCGCTGACGGGGGTACGCGGCTTCACCGCGACCCTGCTGGAGCGCTGGGACGCCTTCGACGACGCCCAGAAGCGACTGATCATGGAGTCGGTGCACCACGACACCGACCGGCTTTCGCGCCTCATCGGCGACCTGCTGGAGGTGGCTCGGATCAGCGCCGGGCGCCTCCCGCTGGCCGCGAGCACCATCGACCCGGTCGTGACGGCCGAGGCGGTGGCGCGGTCCGTCGCAGCGGGGTCCGGCCGTGCGGTCGAGGTCCGGACCGAGCCGGGCTCGGACCTGCGCGTGCACGCCGATCCGGACCGGCTGGCCCAGGTGCTCACCAACCTCGCGGAGAACGCGGTCCGCCACGGGCAGGGGCAGGTGCGGTTCCTGCTGTCGTCGTACGACGACGACGCCGTGCTGCTGGCCGTCGAGGACGACGGTGACGGCATCGCCGCCGACCTGCGGCGGCGCGTGTTCACCAAGCACTGGAGGCACGGGGACCGGGCAGGCACGGGACTGGGCATGTTCATCGCGCACGGCCTGGTGCGCGCCCACGGCGGCGACATCGACGTGACCGACGCCGCGAGCGGGGGAGCGCGTGTCGAGGTCGTCTGGCCGCGCGCACGCGACCTGAGCTGA
- a CDS encoding TetR/AcrR family transcriptional regulator — protein MSVEPGTRPTRRGRPGYDRETVVRHAVEVFNRRGYDATSMDDVARELGLSKSTIYHHVPTKEHLLRAALEEGLGALEQLLDTAEDRAGGAGERLRWTVGRSVEVLAAHLPAVRLVLRVRGNSDAEQEALERRRGIDARLTRLVAAAVAEGSVRADVAPEVASRLVFGMVNSLTEWYDPAGGTDPAAMGRIVADAAWEGLAER, from the coding sequence ATGTCCGTCGAGCCCGGCACCCGGCCCACCCGGCGCGGCCGCCCCGGCTACGACCGCGAGACGGTGGTGCGGCACGCGGTGGAGGTCTTCAACCGCCGCGGGTACGACGCCACGAGCATGGACGACGTGGCCCGCGAGCTCGGGCTGTCGAAGTCGACGATCTACCACCACGTGCCCACCAAGGAGCACCTGCTGCGCGCCGCCCTCGAGGAGGGCCTGGGAGCGCTGGAGCAGCTGCTCGACACCGCCGAGGATCGGGCCGGAGGCGCCGGCGAGCGGTTGCGCTGGACCGTGGGACGCAGCGTCGAGGTGCTTGCCGCCCACTTGCCCGCCGTACGCCTGGTGCTCCGCGTGCGCGGCAACAGCGACGCCGAGCAGGAGGCGCTCGAGCGCCGGCGCGGCATCGACGCGCGGCTCACCCGGTTGGTGGCGGCGGCCGTCGCGGAGGGCAGCGTGCGCGCCGACGTGGCGCCCGAGGTCGCCTCGCGGCTCGTGTTCGGGATGGTGAACTCGTTGACCGAGTGGTACGACCCCGCCGGTGGCACCGACCCTGCCGCCATGGGTCGCATCGTCGCCGACGCCGCCTGGGAGGGGCTCGCCGAGCGCTGA
- a CDS encoding RNA methyltransferase, protein MSEQAEPTGFSGPTGGTGPTGATGPTGLTVRSGRVRTARKLLRRAGRREAGLFLAEGPQAVREALAGGHVREVFARPDAQPELRSVAGQTGLPWYDVDEAVLAELTDTVHPQGVVAVCRVLDVPVGEAVRPGVRLAAVLADVRDPGNAGTVLRCADAAGAEAVVLAGHSVDLYNPKTVRASVGSLFHLPVAAGASPAATVDEVRRAGLTVLAADGAGELDLFEAEASGLLAAPTAWLFGNEAWGLPEEVAALADHRVRIPIFGGAESLNLATAAAVCLYTSARVQRAPRP, encoded by the coding sequence ATGAGCGAGCAGGCCGAGCCGACCGGTTTCTCCGGACCCACGGGCGGCACCGGGCCCACGGGCGCGACCGGGCCGACGGGCTTGACGGTGCGCAGCGGTCGGGTCCGCACCGCCCGCAAGCTGCTGCGCCGCGCCGGGCGTCGTGAGGCCGGTCTGTTCCTGGCCGAGGGACCCCAGGCGGTCCGGGAGGCGTTGGCCGGCGGACACGTGCGGGAGGTCTTCGCGCGCCCCGACGCCCAGCCCGAGCTGCGCTCGGTGGCCGGGCAGACGGGCCTGCCCTGGTACGACGTCGACGAGGCCGTGCTGGCCGAGCTGACGGACACCGTCCACCCCCAGGGTGTGGTCGCGGTCTGCCGCGTGCTCGACGTACCGGTGGGCGAGGCGGTGCGCCCCGGTGTGCGGCTCGCGGCGGTCCTGGCGGACGTGCGCGACCCCGGCAACGCCGGCACCGTGCTGCGCTGCGCCGACGCCGCCGGTGCGGAGGCCGTGGTGCTCGCCGGCCACAGCGTCGACCTCTACAACCCCAAGACGGTGCGGGCCTCGGTTGGCTCGCTGTTCCACCTCCCGGTCGCCGCCGGGGCGTCGCCGGCCGCCACCGTCGACGAGGTGCGCCGCGCCGGGCTGACGGTGCTCGCCGCTGACGGCGCGGGGGAGCTCGACCTGTTCGAGGCCGAGGCCTCCGGGCTGCTGGCAGCACCCACGGCGTGGCTGTTCGGCAACGAGGCATGGGGCCTCCCCGAGGAGGTCGCCGCACTCGCGGACCACCGGGTGCGCATCCCCATCTTCGGCGGCGCCGAGAGCCTCAACCTGGCCACCGCGGCCGCGGTCTGCCTCTACACAAGCGCCCGCGTCCAGCGCGCCCCCCGCCCCTGA